Proteins from a genomic interval of Panthera uncia isolate 11264 chromosome C1 unlocalized genomic scaffold, Puncia_PCG_1.0 HiC_scaffold_4, whole genome shotgun sequence:
- the JUN gene encoding transcription factor Jun, with amino-acid sequence MTAKMETTFYDDALNASFLQSESGAYGYSNPKILKQSMTLNLADPVGSLKPHLRAKNSDLLTSPDVGLLKLASPELERLIIQSSNGHITTTPTPTQFLCPKNVTDEQEGFAEGFVRALAELHSQNTLPSVTSAAQPVSGAGMVAPAVASAAGGSGSGGFSASLHSEPPVYANLSNFNPGALSSGGGAPSYGAAGLAFPAQPQQQQQPPQPPHHLPQQIPVQHPRLQALKEEPQTVPEMPGETPPLSPIDMESQERIKAERKRMRNRIAASKCRKRKLERIARLEEKVKTLKAQNSELASTANMLREQVAQLKQKVMNHVNSGCQLMLTQQLQTF; translated from the coding sequence ATGACTGCAAAGATGGAAACGACCTTCTACGACGATGCCCTCAACGCCTCGTTCCTCCAGTCCGAGAGCGGTGCCTACGGCTACAGTAACCCCAAGATCCTGAAGCAGAGCATGACCCTGAACCTGGCCGACCCGGTGGGCAGCCTGAAGCCGCACCTCCGGGCCAAGAACTCGGACCTCCTCACCTCGCCCGACGTGGGGCTGCTCAAGCTGGCCTCGCCCGAGCTGGAGCGCCTGATAATCCAGTCCAGCAACGGGCACATCACCACCACGCCGACCCCCACGCAGTTCCTGTGCCCCAAGAACGTGACAGACGAGCAGGAGGGCTTCGCCGAAGGTTTCGTGCGCGCCCTGGCCGAACTGCACAGCCAGAACACGCTGCCCAGCGTCACGTCGGCGGCGCAGCCGGTCAGCGGGGCGGGCATGGTGGCTCCGGCGGTGGCTTCCGCGGcgggcggcagcggcagcggtgGCTTCAGCGCCAGCCTGCACAGCGAGCCGCCGGTCTACGCCAACCTCAGCAACTTCAACCCGGGCGCTCTGAGCAGCGGCGGTGGGGCGCCCTCCTACGGCGCGGCCGGCCTGGCCTTTCCCGCgcagccccagcagcagcagcagcccccgCAGCCGCCGCACCACCTGCCCCAGCAGATCCCCGTGCAGCACCCGCGGCTGCAGGCCCTGAAGGAGGAGCCGCAGACGGTGCCCGAGATGCCCGGGGAAACGCCGCCCCTGTCCCCCATCGACATGGAGTCGCAGGAGAGGATCAAGGCGGAGAGGAAGCGCATGAGGAACCGCATCGCTGCCTCCAAGTGCCGGAAAAGGAAGCTGGAGAGGATCGCCCGGCTGGAGGAAAAAGTGAAAACCTTGAAAGCGCAGAACTCGGAGCTGGCGTCCACGGCCAATATGCTCAGGGAACAGGTGGCACAGCTTAAACAGAAAGTCATGAACCACGTTAACAGTGGGTGCCAACTCATGCTAACGCAGCAGTTGCAAACGTTTTGA